A segment of the Fibrobacter succinogenes subsp. succinogenes S85 genome:
AACGTCACTATCCCGGCGAATTCCGAGAATGCGAAAGCCGCGAGCCCCGAGAATGCGCAAAAAATGTCGCGCCCTCCGACAACAACGCAAATAATGCGCCGCACATCAGCATTCGCGAGGCGCTCCGCGTTCCGGGAATGAAGCTTTCGTTCCTCACGTTCTTCTTTTATTCGGCACTCGAAATTTCAACCAGTCTTTGGTGCGGCACCTACCTCATCGCTTGCGGATTCAAGCCCGAAATCGGAGCGTTCATCGTTTCGCTCATGTTTGCATCCGTGATGGTTGGCCGCATCATCAGCGGATTTTTCGCAATTAAGTTCACCGACCACCGACTGATTTACGCGGGCATTTTCACCGTCGCCGCAGGCTGCCTTGTGCTTTCACTCCCGCTTCCGCTATGGATGCAGCCCGTTTGCATTTGCCTGCTCGGCCTCGGTTGCGCCCCTGTTTATCCATCACTAATTCACGCCACCCCTGCGCGTTTCGGCGAATCGCTCTCCAGCCAAGCCATCAGCATCCAGCTCGCCGGTTCCTACATCGGTTCAATCTTGATGCCGCCCGCATTTGGTCTCGTTGCAGCTAAATTCACAGTCCATCTTTGGCCGATTTCACTCTCGATTTTTGTCGGATTGTTACTTTTATGCGTGTGTTTGCTGGACTACGTAACGCACAAAAAACTGAACAAGTCTTACGCCCGCGAACGCGTCATTGACATTCTCCACACGGTTTCGATGGAAACTCTCAAACGGGAACGTCGCATACAACGTCATTTACGCAATCGCCAAAAGAAACGTTAGGGGTTTATTATGGAAATAAAGCAATTTGTATTCAATCCGTTCGGAGTGAACTGCTACATCCTGAGTAACAGCAAGGGTGAAGCCATTTTAATTGACCCAAGCGTGAGCAATACCCGCGAACAAGCGGCACTCACCGATTACATCAAAAGCGAAAATCTGAAAGTCGTACGCGTTTTAAACACGCATTTGCACTTGGATCACGTTCTCGGGAACGCATTTGCGGAACGCACTTTTGGCATCAAGGCCGAAGCACACAAAGACGACACATTCCTTCTCGATGCGCAAAAAGAACAGAGCCAAATGTTCGGGCTCCCATGCAACGATCTAGCTCCCGCGTTGGGCAATTATCTGAGCGATGGCGACATCGTCGAAATTGCAGAAATCCGTCTGCAAGTGATTCACGTTGCAGGGCATTCCCCGGGCGGTCTCGCCTTCTTCTGCGAGAATCCAGGCAAAGTGAACGGACAAGATAACGTTCCACCACTCCTTTTCCCGGGCGATATCATTTTCGCGGGAAGCCGCGGTCGCAGCGACCTCTACGGCGGTGACGAATTCGCCCTCGTGAGCGGCATCAAGTCGAAGCTCCTTACGCTCCCGGCAGAAACCGTTGTATTCCCCGGCCACGGACCAAGCACAACCATTGGCAACGAGAAGATGTGGTATTAATTTAAGCCAGAAGGAGATTCCCGATTAAATCGGGAATGACAGTGAAGTAACAAATGAACAACGGGCAAGCGAGAATCGGTTGGATTGACGAATTCAAGGGATTCGTTCTTTTGCTCGTCTGCCTTTTTCACATTGAACAGAATTTCCCCAACGCGCACCTTGGAATGTGGCATTTAAGCGCACTCCGCATGTCCGCATTTTTCTTTATTTCAGGATTTCTATTCAGTACAAAACGTTTCACAAATTTTAAGAGTTACTTTACCCATAAAACGCGAGTCCTGTTAGTTCCCTATCTTTATCTTTCATTCCTATTTTTAGCCATTGACCCAGTCATTTACAATTTCGCTTTGTTCCCGAAATCGCCCACGATTATGGTCGTGAATACCATTCCCGACATCAACAACACATGGCAATACATCTATTGGAACATCGCTAAAATTTTCATCGCCGGGAAATCTTCCGTGGGCGCAGGGCCACTGTGGTTTGTGTTTACTTTATATTCAGTCAGCTTGCTTTTTTA
Coding sequences within it:
- a CDS encoding MFS transporter; this translates as MKLSFLTFFFYSALEISTSLWCGTYLIACGFKPEIGAFIVSLMFASVMVGRIISGFFAIKFTDHRLIYAGIFTVAAGCLVLSLPLPLWMQPVCICLLGLGCAPVYPSLIHATPARFGESLSSQAISIQLAGSYIGSILMPPAFGLVAAKFTVHLWPISLSIFVGLLLLCVCLLDYVTHKKLNKSYARERVIDILHTVSMETLKRERRIQRHLRNRQKKR
- a CDS encoding MBL fold metallo-hydrolase — translated: MEIKQFVFNPFGVNCYILSNSKGEAILIDPSVSNTREQAALTDYIKSENLKVVRVLNTHLHLDHVLGNAFAERTFGIKAEAHKDDTFLLDAQKEQSQMFGLPCNDLAPALGNYLSDGDIVEIAEIRLQVIHVAGHSPGGLAFFCENPGKVNGQDNVPPLLFPGDIIFAGSRGRSDLYGGDEFALVSGIKSKLLTLPAETVVFPGHGPSTTIGNEKMWY